One Brachybacterium aquaticum genomic region harbors:
- a CDS encoding PLP-dependent cysteine synthase family protein: MDERIGWPEDLQDVDRRDEELRVWVAERIRRLEADARRSADTHLVPLDLPEEWGIQLYLKDESTHASGSLKHRLARSLFLFALVNGQLRPGMPVIEASSGSTAVSEAHMARMLEIPFIAVIPLGTSARKVALIEAAGGSCHVVDSAERMGPEAQRLAEELGGLFMDQFTHAERATDWRGNNSIAVSALAQLELEPHPVPAWIVVGAGTGGTSATFGRYLRYRRLPSALCVADVEGSAFFEGWRQGDPSVTTGRGSRIEGIGRPQVEPSFVPGVVDRMIRVPDAASVAGARFLSQRLGRRVGASTGTNLVAAAQLIDEMRRRGESGSVLTLLCDAGDRYTDTYFDDDWVAAQGWDLAPWLEALAARLPSAEG, translated from the coding sequence ATGGACGAGCGCATCGGGTGGCCCGAGGACCTGCAGGACGTGGATCGCCGCGACGAGGAGCTGCGCGTCTGGGTGGCCGAGCGGATCCGGCGCCTGGAGGCCGATGCGCGACGCAGCGCCGACACCCATCTGGTGCCGCTGGACCTGCCCGAGGAGTGGGGCATCCAGCTCTACCTCAAGGACGAGTCCACCCACGCCTCCGGCAGCCTCAAGCACCGCCTGGCCCGCTCGCTGTTCCTGTTCGCCCTGGTCAACGGGCAGCTGCGGCCGGGGATGCCGGTGATCGAGGCGTCCTCGGGCTCCACCGCGGTGAGCGAGGCGCACATGGCGCGGATGCTGGAGATCCCGTTCATCGCCGTGATCCCGCTCGGCACCAGCGCCCGCAAGGTCGCGCTCATCGAAGCGGCGGGCGGCAGCTGCCACGTGGTGGACAGCGCCGAGCGGATGGGACCGGAGGCGCAGCGCCTGGCCGAGGAGCTGGGCGGGCTGTTCATGGACCAGTTCACCCATGCCGAGCGTGCCACCGACTGGCGCGGCAACAACTCCATCGCCGTCAGCGCCCTCGCGCAGCTGGAGCTGGAGCCGCATCCGGTGCCGGCCTGGATCGTGGTGGGCGCCGGCACCGGCGGGACCAGCGCCACCTTCGGCCGCTACCTGCGCTATCGCCGACTCCCCAGCGCCCTGTGCGTCGCGGACGTGGAGGGTTCGGCCTTCTTCGAGGGGTGGCGGCAGGGCGATCCGTCGGTGACCACCGGGCGCGGCTCGCGGATCGAGGGGATCGGCCGGCCGCAGGTGGAGCCGAGCTTCGTGCCCGGCGTCGTGGACCGCATGATCCGGGTGCCGGATGCCGCCTCGGTCGCCGGTGCCCGCTTCCTCTCGCAGCGTCTGGGCCGACGGGTGGGCGCCTCGACCGGCACGAACCTCGTCGCCGCCGCGCAGCTGATCGACGAGATGCGGCGGCGGGGCGAGAGCGGCTCGGTGCTGACGCTGCTGTGCGACGCCGGGGATCGCTACACGGACACCTACTTCGACGACGACTGGGTCGCGGCGCAGGGCTGGGACCTCGCCCCGTGGCTCGAGGCGCTCGCGGCGCGACTGCCGTCGGCCGAGGGGTGA
- a CDS encoding GNAT family N-acetyltransferase, with protein MWSSLTGFHRDLAIGNEHVLRYPADVSPFVGVRDWEHPDVWDAILDVFGHDAVVSVSHADPVLPEGWKPEYQLPGVQLVQTDRLKARPEEEAVELGAADSEDMLALTALTKPGPFLPRTHELGRYVGIRREGRLVAMAGERMHPGGWTEISAVCVHPDHRRQGLASRLVLDVAHGIQQRGDRALLHASAENTSAIAGYQKLGFALRRTLTFGAVRTP; from the coding sequence ATGTGGTCCTCGCTGACGGGCTTCCACCGCGACCTCGCGATCGGCAACGAGCACGTGCTGCGCTACCCCGCGGACGTCTCCCCCTTCGTGGGCGTGCGCGACTGGGAGCACCCGGACGTGTGGGACGCGATCCTGGACGTGTTCGGGCACGACGCGGTGGTGTCCGTGTCGCACGCCGATCCGGTGCTGCCCGAGGGGTGGAAGCCCGAGTACCAGTTGCCCGGGGTCCAGCTGGTCCAGACCGACCGGCTCAAGGCGCGCCCGGAGGAGGAGGCAGTCGAGCTCGGCGCCGCGGACAGCGAGGACATGCTCGCGCTGACCGCACTGACCAAGCCCGGCCCCTTCCTCCCGCGCACCCACGAGCTGGGACGTTACGTGGGCATCCGACGGGAGGGCAGGCTGGTCGCGATGGCCGGCGAGCGCATGCACCCGGGCGGCTGGACCGAGATCAGTGCGGTCTGCGTCCACCCCGACCACCGCCGCCAGGGCCTCGCCTCGCGCCTCGTGCTCGACGTCGCCCACGGCATCCAGCAGCGCGGGGACCGGGCGCTCCTGCACGCCTCGGCGGAGAACACCTCCGCGATCGCCGGCTACCAGAAGCTCGGCTTCGCGCTGCGGCGCACCCTCACCTTCGGCGCGGTCCGCACCCCCTGA
- a CDS encoding aldo/keto reductase — protein sequence MTTTLTTTRINRTDLDILPLNLGGNTFGWTSDRETSFAVLDAFVEAGGSFIDTADSYAMWAEGSDGGDSERILGDWMAERGNRESIVLATKVGGKPGRQGLAAENVDAALDESLERLQTSYVDLYYAHYDDESVSIEEQVRIADGLVRSGRVRHVALSNFSVDRMREWFEVATREGLTVPVAIQPHYNLLHRAEFEQGYAAIARDFDVAVFPYFALASGVLTGKYRTKADLEGHARQGFAEDLLTDDALKVIDALVRIAGDHDVEPASVALAWLLAKGVTAPIASASTPEQLPALIAATSLELTADEVAALDDASAPFA from the coding sequence ATGACGACCACCCTCACCACCACGCGCATCAACCGCACCGACCTCGACATCCTGCCGCTGAACCTCGGCGGGAACACCTTCGGCTGGACCTCGGACCGAGAGACCTCCTTCGCCGTGCTGGACGCCTTCGTCGAGGCCGGCGGCAGCTTCATCGACACCGCCGACTCCTACGCCATGTGGGCCGAGGGCAGCGACGGCGGCGACTCCGAGCGCATCCTCGGCGACTGGATGGCCGAGCGCGGCAACCGCGAGAGCATCGTGCTGGCCACCAAGGTGGGCGGCAAGCCCGGCCGCCAGGGCCTCGCCGCCGAGAACGTGGACGCGGCGCTGGACGAGTCCCTCGAGCGCCTGCAGACCTCCTACGTGGACCTCTACTACGCCCACTACGACGACGAGTCGGTCTCCATCGAGGAGCAGGTCCGTATCGCCGACGGCCTGGTCCGCTCCGGCCGTGTGCGCCACGTGGCGCTGTCGAACTTCTCCGTGGACCGCATGCGCGAGTGGTTCGAGGTCGCGACCCGCGAGGGCCTGACCGTCCCCGTCGCGATCCAGCCGCACTACAACCTGCTGCACCGCGCCGAGTTCGAGCAGGGCTACGCGGCGATCGCCCGCGACTTCGACGTGGCGGTCTTCCCCTACTTCGCCCTCGCCTCCGGCGTGCTCACCGGCAAGTACCGCACCAAGGCCGACCTCGAGGGCCACGCCCGCCAGGGCTTCGCCGAGGACCTGCTCACCGACGACGCCCTGAAGGTCATCGACGCGCTGGTCCGGATCGCCGGAGACCACGACGTCGAGCCCGCCTCCGTGGCACTCGCCTGGCTGCTCGCCAAGGGCGTCACCGCCCCGATCGCCTCGGCCTCCACCCCCGAGCAGCTCCCGGCGCTCATCGCCGCGACCTCGCTCGAGCTCACGGCCGACGAGGTCGCGGCGCTGGACGACGCCTCCGCGCCCTTCGCCTGA
- a CDS encoding MarR family winged helix-turn-helix transcriptional regulator produces the protein MSTPPAADWLSSEEESTWRAVWAVMTWLPARLDAQLRTAAGMSLAEYSALSQISEAPERTMRLSELGLVANMNLSHLSRVLSRLEKVGWVERFPDPADGRFTLGRLTEEGWRQVEAAAPGHVAAVRRYVFDALTPQQVEDLGGAAGVVARVVKAPGGGGADGRSAESRSAQSRSAQGRRSTR, from the coding sequence ATGAGCACCCCGCCCGCCGCCGACTGGCTCTCCTCCGAGGAGGAGAGCACCTGGCGCGCGGTCTGGGCCGTGATGACCTGGCTGCCCGCGCGGCTCGACGCCCAGCTGCGCACGGCCGCCGGGATGAGCCTGGCCGAGTACAGCGCCCTCTCCCAGATCTCCGAGGCGCCCGAGCGCACCATGCGCCTCAGCGAGCTCGGCCTGGTCGCCAACATGAACCTCTCCCACCTCTCGCGGGTGCTGAGTCGGCTGGAGAAGGTCGGATGGGTGGAGCGGTTTCCCGATCCGGCCGACGGCCGCTTCACCCTCGGGCGCCTCACCGAGGAGGGCTGGCGGCAGGTCGAGGCCGCGGCGCCCGGGCACGTCGCCGCGGTGCGCCGCTACGTCTTCGATGCCCTGACCCCGCAGCAGGTCGAGGATCTCGGCGGGGCCGCCGGGGTCGTCGCGCGCGTGGTCAAGGCGCCGGGGGGCGGCGGTGCGGACGGGCGCAGTGCGGAGAGCCGCAGTGCACAGAGCCGCAGTGCACAGGGGCGCAGGTCCACCCGGTAG
- a CDS encoding SRPBCC family protein produces MPVTDITHDPDDLTITITAQFAAPVERIWQIYADPRQLERVWGPEEYPATVVDHSLTPGGTVTYYMTGPEGDRHYGYWTVLEVDEPHSFSYEDGFALEDFTPDSSLPVSRCVSTFTAHEGGTRAVYVTTFASREGLQTVLEMGVEEGSRSAIDQIDDLVA; encoded by the coding sequence ATGCCCGTCACCGACATCACCCACGACCCGGACGACCTCACCATCACCATCACCGCGCAGTTCGCGGCCCCCGTGGAACGGATCTGGCAGATCTACGCCGACCCGCGCCAGCTGGAGAGGGTGTGGGGGCCGGAGGAGTACCCCGCGACCGTCGTCGACCACAGCCTCACCCCGGGCGGGACGGTCACCTACTACATGACCGGCCCCGAGGGGGACCGCCACTACGGGTACTGGACGGTTCTCGAGGTCGACGAGCCGCACTCGTTCTCCTACGAGGACGGCTTCGCTCTCGAGGACTTCACCCCGGACTCCTCGCTGCCCGTCTCTCGCTGCGTCAGCACGTTCACCGCGCACGAGGGCGGCACCCGCGCCGTCTACGTCACGACCTTCGCCAGCCGCGAGGGCCTGCAGACGGTCCTGGAGATGGGCGTCGAGGAGGGCTCGCGCTCCGCGATCGACCAGATCGACGACCTGGTCGCCTGA
- a CDS encoding ArsR/SmtB family transcription factor gives MLWTDEDRADAWFHALSDRTRRDILRRVLEEEQSVSALARNYPISLTAVQKHVAVLERAGLIIRRRRGRETLTRGDTENLLAAARLLEGLERRGREHVERIDALLDEESSAAHHARTPGPAPEE, from the coding sequence ATGCTGTGGACCGATGAGGACCGGGCCGATGCCTGGTTCCACGCACTCTCCGACCGGACCCGGCGCGACATCCTGCGCCGCGTGCTCGAGGAGGAGCAGTCGGTCTCCGCGCTGGCCCGGAACTACCCGATCAGCCTCACGGCGGTGCAGAAGCACGTCGCGGTGCTGGAGCGGGCCGGACTGATCATCCGGAGGCGCCGAGGGCGGGAGACCCTCACCCGCGGCGACACCGAGAACCTGCTGGCCGCCGCCCGACTGCTCGAGGGCCTCGAGCGCCGCGGCCGCGAGCACGTCGAGCGGATCGATGCCCTCCTGGACGAGGAGAGCAGCGCTGCGCACCACGCCCGGACCCCAGGGCCCGCCCCTGAGGAGTGA